GCGCACCGCCGTCGCGGACGACTGACCCACGAGTATGTACACCGTTACCGTCACCACCGATTTCGTCGCACAGCACTTCCTCACCGTCCCCGACCCCGGTCCTGAGGGCCAGGTCCACTCGCATCACTACGAACTCGCCGTCGAGTGCGAGGGTCCCGAGCTGAACGAGTACGGCTACCTGCTCGACATCGACGACCTCACGGCCGCGATCGACGGGATCGAGGAGCGCTACCGCGACGAACTGCTCAACGACCTGGATGACTTTTCGGATCTGAACCCGAGCGTCGAGCAGTTTGCGCGGATCGTCGCCGACCGGCTCGCCGGCGATCTCAACGCCCCCAAAGTCGAAACCCTTCGCGTGAGGATCCACGAGGACGAGATCGCGTGGGCGGCCTACGAACGGGCGATCTGATGCATATCGGCCTCGTCGTCTACGGCGACCTGGAGCCTCGCTCCGGAGGATATCGCTATGACCGCCGCCTCGTCGAGGGGCTCAGAGCGCGGGGCGACCGGGTCGACGTGATCTC
The nucleotide sequence above comes from Halalkalicoccus subterraneus. Encoded proteins:
- a CDS encoding 6-pyruvoyl trahydropterin synthase family protein gives rise to the protein MYTVTVTTDFVAQHFLTVPDPGPEGQVHSHHYELAVECEGPELNEYGYLLDIDDLTAAIDGIEERYRDELLNDLDDFSDLNPSVEQFARIVADRLAGDLNAPKVETLRVRIHEDEIAWAAYERAI